The Deinococcus arcticus genome has a segment encoding these proteins:
- the purK gene encoding 5-(carboxyamino)imidazole ribonucleotide synthase: protein MSAPQPTSHNPQPTSHNPQPTLGILGGGQLAQMLALAALPLGVRVTVLEPDPQAPARLCAEHLAAPYTDPQGLARLAGCDAVTLEFENVPLPALAALDGRVPLRPGPGVLARSKHRAREKEALRAAGVGTAPFVTIEEAADLTGALARVGGQGLLKTSELGYDGKGQARVNTDADLGAAWAALGRVPCVLEGLVAFEREVSLAVARTAAGQVAFGPLVENVHRQGILRTSVCRAAPQDTGGRARELARAVAEGWGLEGLLTLEFFELPGGELLVNEVAPRVHNSGHLTQDGGGVSQFEAQVRAVLGLALRDWSPLLPCAMVNVVGVAGPDGQPLHPDWAAIDALPGTRVHLYHKDWRAGRKLGHVNLVAPDEATLHARLRQLEALIP from the coding sequence ATGAGCGCCCCACAGCCCACGTCCCACAACCCACAGCCCACGTCTCACAACCCACAGCCCACCCTGGGCATCCTGGGCGGCGGGCAGCTGGCCCAGATGCTGGCCCTGGCCGCCCTGCCGCTGGGCGTGCGCGTGACCGTGCTGGAGCCCGATCCCCAGGCCCCTGCCCGCCTGTGCGCCGAGCATCTGGCCGCGCCCTACACCGACCCCCAGGGGCTGGCCCGGCTGGCGGGGTGCGACGCCGTGACGCTGGAATTCGAGAACGTGCCGCTGCCCGCCCTGGCCGCCCTGGACGGCCGCGTGCCGCTGCGCCCGGGGCCCGGGGTGCTGGCCCGCAGCAAACACCGCGCCCGCGAAAAGGAGGCCCTGCGTGCGGCGGGAGTGGGCACGGCGCCCTTCGTGACCATTGAAGAGGCGGCGGACCTCACCGGCGCCCTGGCGCGGGTGGGCGGCCAGGGCCTGCTGAAAACCAGCGAACTGGGCTACGACGGCAAGGGGCAGGCGCGGGTGAACACCGACGCCGACCTGGGCGCCGCCTGGGCCGCGCTGGGCCGGGTGCCCTGCGTGCTGGAGGGGCTGGTGGCCTTTGAGCGCGAGGTGAGCTTGGCGGTGGCGCGCACGGCGGCCGGGCAGGTGGCGTTCGGGCCGCTGGTGGAAAACGTGCACCGGCAGGGCATTCTGCGCACCAGCGTCTGCCGTGCGGCGCCGCAGGACACCGGGGGGCGGGCCCGCGAACTGGCCCGCGCCGTGGCCGAGGGCTGGGGCCTGGAAGGGCTGCTGACCCTGGAATTCTTTGAGCTGCCCGGCGGGGAGTTGCTGGTGAATGAGGTGGCCCCCCGCGTGCACAACAGCGGCCACCTGACCCAGGACGGCGGCGGGGTCAGCCAGTTCGAGGCCCAGGTGCGCGCGGTGCTGGGGCTGGCGCTGCGTGACTGGTCGCCGCTGCTGCCCTGCGCCATGGTGAACGTGGTGGGCGTGGCCGGCCCAGATGGCCAGCCGCTGCACCCCGACTGGGCCGCCATTGACGCGCTGCCCGGTACCCGCGTGCATCTGTACCACAAAGACTGGCGGGCCGGGCGCAAGTTAGGCCACGTGAATCTGGTGGCCCCCGACGAGGCGACGCTGCACGCGCGTCTGCGTCAGCTTGAAGCGCTGATTCCCTGA
- a CDS encoding GNAT family N-acetyltransferase, which yields MPLPAVPDDLRTSRLWLRRPRVADAPALVAAVNASHAELRRWMHWAQVPLTLEAAQANLHAAAERFETRENLRYHVWNPQGTELLGSSGYHALDWRVPKGEIGYWIATAHTGQGYAQEVAQALTDLALGPLGFARLEIRCDPGNTRSARIPRALGYALDARFVNDDVRADDPAQLRDTLVFSRLGKR from the coding sequence ATGCCCCTGCCTGCTGTGCCTGACGACCTCCGGACTTCCCGCCTGTGGCTGCGCCGCCCCCGGGTGGCCGACGCCCCCGCCCTGGTGGCGGCTGTCAACGCCTCGCACGCAGAGCTGCGGCGCTGGATGCACTGGGCCCAGGTGCCCCTGACCCTGGAAGCGGCCCAGGCCAACCTGCACGCGGCCGCCGAGCGCTTCGAGACGCGCGAGAACCTGCGCTACCACGTGTGGAATCCGCAGGGCACCGAACTGCTGGGCAGCAGCGGCTACCACGCCCTGGACTGGCGGGTGCCGAAGGGCGAAATAGGCTACTGGATAGCCACGGCCCACACCGGCCAGGGCTACGCGCAGGAAGTGGCCCAGGCCCTGACCGATCTGGCCCTGGGCCCGCTGGGCTTTGCCCGCCTGGAAATCCGCTGCGACCCCGGGAACACCCGCAGCGCCCGCATTCCCCGGGCCCTGGGCTACGCCCTGGACGCCCGCTTCGTGAACGACGACGTGCGCGCCGATGACCCGGCGCAGTTGCGCGACACGCTGGTGTTCAGCCGCCTGGGGAAGCGGTGA
- a CDS encoding DinB family protein, whose product MNVREYYAYLTAAREQLWNFLRALPAEDLNRNLIETGDRFHCIKDLLLHVTDVEDHWVHGIALGDGVQSQYPHDWVQPQAAQYDLNWILDYSREVTRRTQALLDSDPDLDRSVKLVQDDPASDTVTLDQLLWNVMTHEVRHTAQIALMIRQLGHTPPWLDYMRFVRPQSTPAQAGAPDQGLDPGDLDDEL is encoded by the coding sequence ATGAACGTGCGCGAGTATTACGCCTACCTGACGGCTGCGCGGGAGCAGCTGTGGAACTTCCTGCGCGCCCTGCCTGCAGAGGACCTGAACCGGAATCTCATCGAGACCGGCGACCGGTTTCACTGCATCAAGGACCTGCTGCTGCACGTGACAGATGTGGAAGACCACTGGGTCCACGGCATTGCGCTGGGTGACGGTGTGCAGAGCCAGTACCCGCACGACTGGGTGCAGCCCCAGGCCGCGCAGTACGACCTGAACTGGATTCTGGACTACAGCCGTGAGGTGACGCGGCGCACCCAGGCCCTGCTGGACAGTGACCCGGACCTGGACCGCAGCGTGAAGCTGGTGCAGGACGACCCCGCCAGCGACACCGTGACCCTGGACCAGCTGCTGTGGAACGTGATGACCCACGAGGTCCGCCACACCGCCCAGATTGCCCTGATGATCCGCCAGCTGGGCCATACCCCGCCCTGGCTGGATTACATGCGCTTCGTGCGCCCCCAGAGCACCCCCGCCCAGGCCGGCGCCCCGGACCAGGGCCTGGACCCTGGCGACCTGGACGACGAGCTGTAA
- a CDS encoding glutamate ligase domain-containing protein translates to MAAPHPTPDHTRPDYDWLYARTRAGRARGPQGAQTLLRALGRPDHAFVSVRVVGTNGKGSTCAMLEAGLRTAGVRTGRFTSPHLHAYEERIRVDGQNLDPARAAAFIAWAQAHAPDAAFFDLTLALACQAFAEDGVQVAVMEAGVGGESDATQALDRVAAVALTNVGLDHTAVLGDSVAAIARDKAGAARPGVPLLTTAQDEALAVIAGVAATAGAPLLTPQSHPELFALPAPPRLAGPHQQQNAALAVATLRTLGYEQGVPAALQANHPARLERFAHGGKTVLVDGAHNPHATQALAAAVPGADVLLFGGLARKDTAATLAPLLGRVPVRVFTAPGDLATPPAQLAATFGGEAVPDPPQALARALAVTPAGGTLLVAGSLYLAATVRALLGAKPA, encoded by the coding sequence ATGGCCGCCCCGCACCCGACGCCCGACCACACCCGGCCCGATTACGACTGGCTCTATGCCCGCACCCGCGCAGGTCGGGCCCGTGGCCCCCAGGGCGCCCAGACCCTGCTCCGGGCCCTGGGCCGCCCCGACCACGCCTTTGTGAGCGTGCGTGTGGTGGGGACCAACGGCAAGGGCAGTACCTGCGCCATGCTGGAAGCCGGGCTGCGGACCGCTGGCGTGCGCACCGGCCGCTTTACCAGCCCGCACCTGCACGCCTACGAGGAACGCATCCGGGTGGACGGCCAGAACCTGGACCCGGCGCGCGCCGCCGCCTTTATCGCCTGGGCCCAGGCCCACGCCCCGGACGCTGCTTTCTTTGATCTGACGCTGGCCCTGGCCTGTCAGGCTTTCGCTGAGGACGGGGTGCAGGTGGCCGTGATGGAAGCCGGGGTGGGCGGCGAGAGTGACGCCACCCAGGCCCTGGACCGGGTGGCGGCGGTGGCCCTGACGAATGTGGGCCTGGACCACACGGCGGTGCTGGGTGACAGCGTGGCGGCCATTGCCCGGGACAAGGCGGGGGCGGCCCGGCCCGGCGTGCCCCTGCTGACCACAGCCCAGGACGAGGCCCTGGCCGTGATTGCCGGGGTGGCGGCCACTGCAGGTGCCCCGCTGCTGACCCCACAGAGCCACCCCGAACTGTTCGCGCTGCCCGCGCCCCCCCGGCTGGCGGGCCCCCACCAGCAGCAGAACGCTGCGCTGGCCGTGGCCACCCTGCGCACCCTGGGGTATGAACAGGGGGTGCCGGCTGCCCTGCAGGCCAACCACCCGGCCCGGCTGGAACGCTTTGCGCACGGTGGAAAGACCGTGCTGGTGGACGGGGCCCACAACCCCCACGCCACCCAGGCCCTGGCCGCCGCCGTGCCGGGCGCCGACGTGCTGCTGTTCGGCGGGCTGGCGCGCAAGGACACGGCCGCCACCCTGGCCCCGCTGCTGGGGCGAGTGCCGGTGCGCGTGTTCACAGCGCCCGGTGATCTGGCCACGCCCCCGGCCCAGCTGGCGGCCACATTCGGCGGCGAGGCTGTGCCCGACCCCCCCCAGGCCCTGGCGCGCGCCCTGGCCGTGACGCCAGCGGGCGGGACACTGCTGGTGGCGGGCAGCCTGTATCTGGCGGCCACCGTACGCGCCCTGCTGGGGGCCAAGCCCGCTTGA
- a CDS encoding VanW family protein: protein MTRSLALLPLLTLALAGGAQGQTFKLVFKATEASIRKGEVREQAIVKSWPLPAAGVKASKKYNKVSSTFTPTLNRIEKALSARKPRPAVFRNVGGSWVAQGQTGWVFDRDATKKNLLRAIRSGKKTAQVAYKRIEPARSVKVLAARGVRWHVASGSSSYAGSPAFREKNILVGASKLDNFFIAPGHEFNFNEEIGQIDASTGFVKGFVISDGTLTKEDGGGICQVSTTIFRALYQAGLPITERHEHSHRVKYYDPVGFEATVYAPAKNLRMKNDTGAHLFIQATWNAAADTLRFDVFGANTGRQVNISRPVITNFKPPAKPSYTPDKSVALGGRRLLDTPAQGMTSVITRTIKVGGKVVSKDTLKSVYEPWGAVYGVNPKDKRLKR from the coding sequence ATGACCCGTTCTCTCGCGCTTCTCCCTCTGCTCACGCTGGCCCTGGCGGGCGGCGCGCAGGGCCAGACCTTCAAACTGGTGTTCAAGGCCACCGAAGCCTCCATCCGCAAGGGCGAGGTGCGGGAGCAGGCCATCGTCAAATCCTGGCCGCTGCCGGCGGCGGGCGTGAAGGCCAGCAAGAAATACAACAAGGTCAGCAGCACCTTCACGCCCACGCTGAACCGCATTGAGAAGGCCCTCAGCGCCCGCAAGCCCCGGCCCGCCGTGTTTCGCAATGTGGGCGGCAGCTGGGTGGCCCAGGGCCAGACGGGCTGGGTCTTTGACCGCGACGCCACCAAAAAGAACCTGCTGCGCGCCATCCGGTCCGGTAAAAAGACCGCCCAGGTGGCCTACAAGCGCATTGAGCCGGCCCGCAGCGTGAAGGTGCTGGCCGCACGGGGCGTGCGCTGGCACGTGGCCTCGGGCAGCAGCAGCTACGCGGGCAGCCCGGCTTTCCGCGAAAAGAATATTCTGGTGGGGGCCAGCAAGCTGGATAACTTCTTTATCGCGCCGGGCCACGAATTCAACTTCAACGAGGAAATCGGACAGATTGACGCCAGCACCGGCTTCGTGAAGGGCTTTGTGATCAGTGACGGCACCCTCACCAAGGAGGACGGCGGCGGCATCTGTCAGGTCAGCACCACCATCTTCCGGGCGCTGTACCAGGCCGGTCTGCCCATCACCGAGCGCCACGAACACAGCCACCGCGTGAAGTACTACGACCCCGTGGGCTTTGAAGCCACCGTGTATGCCCCGGCCAAGAATCTGCGCATGAAAAACGACACCGGCGCGCACCTGTTCATCCAGGCCACCTGGAACGCGGCGGCGGACACTCTGCGCTTCGATGTCTTTGGGGCCAACACCGGGCGGCAGGTGAACATCAGTAGGCCCGTCATTACCAACTTCAAGCCCCCCGCCAAGCCCAGCTACACCCCCGACAAGAGCGTGGCCCTGGGCGGGCGCCGCCTGCTGGATACCCCGGCGCAGGGCATGACCAGCGTGATCACCCGCACCATCAAGGTGGGCGGCAAGGTGGTGAGCAAGGACACCCTGAAAAGCGTCTATGAACCCTGGGGCGCGGTCTACGGCGTGAACCCCAAGGACAAGCGCCTGAAGCGCTAA
- a CDS encoding aldose 1-epimerase, protein MTPGPGPVQTLRSEHLTLEVLPGLGASVLNLHAASGRPVLRAVDPAAVQTSSQCASFLLVPYSNRIRDARFTFGGQAVQLRPTTKNGLAQHGDVRGRPWQVAQAETGFLRATFDSRDFADMNWPWAFTAAVEYRLHGPHLDTTVSLVNADTRPMPAGLGLHPYFARGIGGTDPTLEVDTELMYDTDERQLPLGAARPVTPAEDFRRPTPVGQRQIDATYTAWNGVARLDWGHRALTLTADNVYSHLVVFTAPDGSLALEPVSHATDALNLAAQGVDGTDLRVLSPGQTLAGTVRLTLEGDWSGMAGDEVTRG, encoded by the coding sequence GTGACCCCAGGCCCCGGGCCGGTGCAGACCCTGCGCAGCGAGCACCTGACCCTGGAGGTGCTGCCCGGGCTGGGCGCCAGCGTGCTCAACCTGCACGCGGCCAGCGGGCGGCCCGTGCTGCGCGCCGTGGACCCGGCGGCGGTGCAGACCAGCAGCCAGTGCGCCAGCTTTCTGCTGGTGCCCTACAGCAACCGCATCCGCGACGCGCGCTTCACTTTCGGAGGCCAGGCCGTGCAGTTGCGCCCCACCACCAAAAACGGGCTGGCGCAGCACGGCGATGTGCGGGGCCGCCCCTGGCAGGTGGCCCAGGCCGAGACTGGCTTCCTGCGCGCCACCTTCGACAGCCGCGACTTTGCCGACATGAACTGGCCCTGGGCCTTCACGGCGGCCGTGGAGTACCGCCTGCACGGGCCCCATCTGGACACCACAGTCAGCCTCGTCAACGCCGACACCCGGCCCATGCCGGCCGGGCTGGGCCTGCACCCTTACTTCGCCCGGGGCATAGGCGGCACCGACCCCACCCTGGAAGTGGACACCGAACTGATGTACGACACCGATGAGCGCCAGCTGCCCCTGGGGGCTGCGCGCCCTGTTACGCCTGCCGAGGACTTCCGGCGCCCCACGCCTGTGGGCCAGCGCCAGATTGACGCCACCTATACCGCCTGGAACGGGGTGGCGCGCCTGGACTGGGGCCACCGCGCCCTGACCCTGACCGCCGACAACGTGTATTCGCACCTTGTGGTCTTCACCGCGCCGGACGGAAGTCTGGCCCTGGAGCCGGTCTCGCACGCCACCGACGCCCTGAATCTGGCCGCGCAGGGCGTGGACGGCACCGACCTGCGCGTGCTGAGCCCGGGACAGACCCTGGCCGGCACCGTGCGGCTGACCCTGGAAGGCGACTGGTCAGGTATGGCCGGGGATGAAGTCACTCGCGGTTGA
- a CDS encoding nuclear transport factor 2 family protein, whose translation MSYAPDGSTTQRFMAALQTAENTRQLDDLLALHAPEVTLRNLSAHSWSGLDGAREFWQTYLNNFAQVHSEFARSHEEGGLGVMEWETTGQLAAGRDVAYRGVSLIDVRDGRVTAFRTYYDSAAFVAPATE comes from the coding sequence ATGAGCTACGCCCCGGACGGCAGCACCACCCAACGCTTTATGGCCGCGCTTCAGACGGCGGAAAACACCCGGCAGCTGGATGATCTGCTGGCGCTGCACGCTCCAGAGGTCACACTGCGCAATCTCAGCGCCCACAGCTGGTCGGGCCTGGACGGCGCCCGAGAGTTCTGGCAGACCTACCTGAACAATTTCGCGCAGGTGCACAGTGAGTTTGCCCGCAGCCACGAGGAAGGCGGCCTGGGTGTGATGGAGTGGGAAACCACCGGCCAGCTGGCAGCGGGACGTGACGTGGCCTACCGGGGCGTGAGCCTGATTGACGTGCGGGATGGCCGGGTGACGGCCTTCCGCACCTACTACGACAGCGCGGCGTTCGTGGCCCCGGCCACCGAGTAG
- the rlmB gene encoding 23S rRNA (guanosine(2251)-2'-O)-methyltransferase RlmB, with protein sequence MLLYGRNPVLEALRDGRVSEVLVARGVEEALVAQLKATGVRLRFAPRIELDQLAGTTAHQGLLAEVEDLDWASVDDILDLAEKRSEPLLIVLLDGITDPRNFGAIIRSAEVLGAHGVVVEERRSAPLSPVVAKTAAGATSYLPVAQTKNLPRLMDALKKEGVWVYGAAGEAAQDVRRVDFSGKVALVIGAEGEGMRRLVREKCDALVSIPVRGQVQSLNASVAAGILLFEITRGRA encoded by the coding sequence ATGTTGCTGTACGGGCGGAATCCGGTGCTAGAGGCACTTCGCGATGGACGCGTGAGCGAGGTCCTGGTCGCGCGGGGCGTGGAAGAGGCGCTGGTGGCGCAGCTCAAGGCCACGGGCGTGCGCCTGCGCTTTGCTCCACGGATTGAGCTGGACCAGCTGGCGGGCACCACCGCCCACCAGGGCCTGCTGGCGGAAGTGGAGGACCTGGACTGGGCCAGCGTGGACGACATTCTGGATCTGGCCGAGAAACGGAGCGAGCCGCTGCTGATCGTGCTGCTGGACGGCATCACTGATCCGCGCAACTTTGGGGCCATCATCCGCAGCGCGGAGGTGCTGGGCGCGCACGGCGTGGTGGTCGAAGAACGGCGCAGCGCGCCACTCTCGCCGGTGGTGGCCAAAACAGCGGCGGGCGCCACCAGTTACCTGCCTGTGGCCCAGACGAAGAACCTGCCCCGCCTGATGGACGCGCTGAAAAAAGAGGGCGTGTGGGTGTACGGCGCGGCGGGCGAAGCGGCCCAGGACGTGCGCCGGGTGGACTTCAGTGGCAAGGTTGCCCTGGTGATTGGCGCCGAGGGCGAGGGCATGCGGCGCCTGGTGCGCGAGAAATGCGACGCCCTGGTCAGCATTCCGGTGCGCGGGCAGGTGCAGAGCCTGAATGCCTCGGTGGCGGCGGGAATTCTGCTGTTTGAAATCACCCGGGGCCGCGCGTGA
- a CDS encoding GNAT family N-acetyltransferase — MNVTSLALHHAPLLHQLYAASPGYFELLSTRLPTLSEVQRDVELALLDPRRSLELLLDDDGEVIGSLDCKRDFPGPGDLTINLLLIREDRQSQGWGRRAVRHLEGRVAPGTTRILASVLGDNPRGARFWERLGFAFTLDARPVMTWYARPVGTQPPATPVPAALRASHD; from the coding sequence TTGAACGTTACGTCGCTGGCGCTGCACCACGCGCCGCTGCTCCACCAGCTGTACGCCGCGTCGCCCGGGTATTTCGAACTGCTGAGCACGCGCCTGCCCACCCTCAGTGAAGTGCAGCGGGACGTGGAACTGGCCCTGCTGGACCCCCGCCGCAGCCTGGAACTGCTGCTGGACGATGACGGCGAGGTGATCGGCAGTCTGGACTGCAAGCGCGACTTCCCCGGGCCAGGCGACCTGACGATCAACCTGCTCCTGATTCGCGAGGACCGTCAGTCGCAGGGCTGGGGCCGCCGGGCCGTGCGCCACCTGGAGGGCCGGGTGGCGCCGGGCACCACGCGCATTCTGGCCAGCGTGCTGGGTGACAATCCGCGTGGCGCCCGCTTCTGGGAGCGTCTGGGCTTTGCGTTTACCCTGGACGCCCGCCCGGTCATGACGTGGTATGCCCGCCCGGTGGGGACGCAGCCGCCGGCCACCCCCGTGCCCGCTGCCCTGCGCGCCAGCCACGATTAG
- the argB gene encoding acetylglutamate kinase: MIVKYGGNAMKSLKLRRAVAAEIAALRTEHAVVVVHGGGPVIEQELAARGIVSEFRDGLRVTSPQAMHAVELALCGLNKALSQDVGQAVGLMGRDDRLLQAEPLDPALGRVGRVTGVNAALLRTLLGAGLTPVVGCVAVDAAGEPLNVNADTAAGAVAGALGDGIVFLTDVEGVYRAYPDPESLVPHLTRAEAEAGMAAGWIAGGMRPKVRAALDALDRGAPFAVIASGMQTGVLAAAARGETGTRLTP, from the coding sequence GTGATCGTCAAGTACGGCGGCAATGCCATGAAAAGTCTGAAGCTGCGCCGCGCGGTGGCCGCCGAGATTGCGGCCCTGCGCACCGAGCATGCGGTGGTGGTGGTGCACGGCGGCGGCCCGGTGATTGAGCAGGAACTGGCGGCGCGCGGCATTGTCAGCGAATTCCGGGACGGCCTGCGCGTGACCTCGCCGCAGGCCATGCACGCTGTGGAACTGGCGCTGTGCGGGCTGAACAAGGCGCTGAGCCAGGATGTGGGGCAGGCCGTGGGCCTGATGGGCCGCGACGACCGGCTGCTGCAGGCCGAGCCCCTGGACCCGGCGCTGGGCCGGGTGGGCCGGGTGACCGGCGTGAACGCGGCGCTGCTGCGCACCCTGCTGGGCGCAGGCCTGACCCCGGTGGTGGGCTGCGTGGCGGTGGACGCAGCGGGCGAGCCCCTGAACGTGAACGCCGACACGGCCGCCGGCGCGGTGGCGGGCGCCCTGGGTGACGGCATCGTGTTCCTGACCGATGTCGAGGGCGTGTACCGCGCCTACCCCGACCCCGAGAGCCTGGTCCCCCACCTGACCCGCGCCGAGGCCGAAGCCGGCATGGCGGCCGGCTGGATTGCCGGCGGCATGAGGCCCAAGGTGCGCGCGGCCCTGGACGCTCTGGACCGGGGCGCTCCCTTCGCGGTCATTGCCAGCGGCATGCAGACCGGCGTGCTGGCCGCCGCCGCGCGGGGTGAAACAGGAACGCGGCTGACGCCGTAG
- a CDS encoding type II toxin-antitoxin system death-on-curing family toxin translates to MSRSGRYFDHHHGWAYPTPAFVHLVHDGIFQISPGRAGVAHPGVIESATAKATDSAFGDDAYPTLFTKVAAIGSTLAHDHGFSDGNKRTALQVMLLTLKRNGLHPNPSAREAATVMVLVAMGACWTAPVCGWP, encoded by the coding sequence GTGTCACGCTCAGGACGCTATTTCGACCATCACCACGGTTGGGCGTATCCGACCCCAGCCTTCGTTCACCTCGTGCATGACGGCATTTTTCAGATTTCGCCCGGTCGTGCCGGGGTGGCCCATCCAGGGGTGATTGAAAGCGCGACGGCCAAAGCCACCGACAGCGCTTTTGGCGACGACGCTTATCCCACACTGTTCACCAAAGTGGCTGCTATAGGCTCCACCCTGGCGCACGACCACGGCTTTAGCGACGGCAACAAGCGCACGGCGTTGCAGGTCATGCTCCTGACCTTGAAGCGCAATGGCCTGCACCCCAACCCCAGCGCGCGGGAAGCTGCCACCGTCATGGTGCTCGTGGCGATGGGGGCCTGCTGGACGGCCCCGGTCTGCGGGTGGCCCTGA
- a CDS encoding tRNA dihydrouridine synthase: MTAAPHFYARRLRRPGAVLAPMAGYSDAPMRQLATEQGALWTVSEMISARGLMSGGDSEKLNLGRPYPGEAERVVQLFGAEGEVLAAAVARAEAWFAPAALDLNMGCPVPKIRGRGGACLLQTPEVAYELVRAMKSATALDVSAKIRLGWDHDRSLEVAQGLEAAGAALITVHGRTSAQRYTGEADWEAIARVAAAVKVPVVGSGDVTTPDVARQRARTGVAAVMIGRGAVGNPWIFRALATGQDERPGPQERACTALRHAELQEQFYADPTGRLTLRPLRKVLPAYLPDFPELREALVNVVTVQDVRAALRPLLEERPDRQGAPGGDAAGYAVGHS; this comes from the coding sequence ATGACCGCTGCCCCCCACTTCTACGCCCGTCGGCTGCGGCGCCCCGGCGCCGTGCTGGCCCCCATGGCGGGCTACAGCGACGCCCCCATGCGCCAGCTGGCCACCGAACAGGGCGCGCTGTGGACGGTCAGCGAGATGATCAGCGCGCGCGGCCTGATGTCGGGCGGCGACTCGGAGAAACTGAACCTGGGCCGCCCCTATCCCGGCGAGGCGGAGCGCGTGGTGCAGCTGTTCGGCGCCGAGGGCGAGGTGCTGGCCGCAGCCGTGGCCCGCGCAGAGGCCTGGTTTGCCCCGGCGGCCCTGGACCTGAACATGGGCTGCCCGGTGCCCAAGATCCGGGGCCGGGGCGGGGCGTGCCTGCTGCAGACCCCCGAGGTGGCCTATGAACTGGTGCGCGCCATGAAGAGTGCCACCGCCCTGGACGTGAGCGCCAAGATTCGCCTGGGCTGGGACCACGACCGCAGCCTGGAGGTGGCCCAGGGCCTGGAGGCAGCGGGCGCGGCCCTGATTACGGTGCATGGCCGCACCAGCGCCCAGCGCTACACCGGCGAGGCCGACTGGGAGGCCATTGCGCGGGTGGCGGCGGCAGTGAAGGTGCCGGTGGTGGGCAGCGGCGACGTGACCACGCCGGACGTGGCGCGGCAGCGGGCCCGTACGGGGGTGGCCGCCGTGATGATTGGCCGGGGGGCGGTGGGCAATCCCTGGATTTTCCGCGCCCTGGCCACCGGCCAGGATGAGCGGCCCGGTCCCCAGGAGCGCGCCTGCACCGCCCTGCGCCACGCCGAGTTGCAGGAGCAGTTCTATGCCGACCCCACCGGCCGCCTGACCCTGCGCCCGCTGCGCAAGGTGCTGCCCGCCTACCTGCCGGACTTCCCAGAGCTGCGCGAGGCCCTGGTGAACGTGGTGACCGTGCAGGACGTGCGGGCCGCCCTGCGCCCGCTGCTGGAAGAGCGGCCAGACAGGCAAGGCGCGCCGGGGGGCGACGCGGCAGGGTATGCTGTGGGTCATTCATGA
- the purE gene encoding 5-(carboxyamino)imidazole ribonucleotide mutase translates to MQAVTDFAAESAPRVGVVMGSRSDFETMEGALSTLQALGVSYEVRVLSAHRTPALLASYGARAERLNFSCLIAGAGGAAHLPGMLAAFTRVPVLGVPVQSRALSGQDSLLSIVQMPAGVPVATFAIGAAGAKNAALFAAAIIATTDPGVRARLDAFRAAQTGAVLDNPFFDGHPQAGEA, encoded by the coding sequence ATGCAGGCCGTGACCGACTTTGCCGCAGAAAGCGCCCCGCGTGTGGGCGTCGTGATGGGAAGCCGCAGCGACTTCGAGACGATGGAAGGCGCCCTGAGCACGCTGCAGGCCCTGGGCGTTTCTTACGAGGTGCGGGTGCTCTCGGCGCACCGCACGCCCGCGCTGCTGGCCAGCTACGGCGCGCGGGCCGAGCGGCTGAACTTCTCGTGCCTCATCGCCGGGGCAGGCGGGGCAGCGCACCTGCCGGGCATGCTGGCGGCCTTTACCCGCGTGCCGGTCCTGGGGGTGCCGGTGCAGTCGCGCGCCCTGAGCGGCCAGGACAGCCTGCTGAGCATCGTGCAGATGCCGGCGGGGGTGCCGGTGGCCACCTTTGCCATTGGCGCGGCGGGCGCGAAGAACGCGGCCCTGTTCGCAGCTGCCATCATCGCCACCACTGACCCGGGGGTGCGCGCGCGGCTGGACGCCTTCCGGGCCGCCCAGACCGGGGCCGTGCTGGACAACCCCTTCTTTGACGGCCACCCCCAGGCGGGCGAGGCATGA